ACGCCTCCGATTTTCGGAGCCCTGTACTGCGTTTGCTCGTCTTGAATGAGCGTGACTCGCGCGCCCGGAACGGGCAGGCGGGTTTCGGCGTCCACGACCGTTCCCGAAAGATTGCCTTCCGACGGCATGGCGTGGAAGGCGACGAAGATATACGGCGAGGTTCCATGGACATGAAGCGCCTGTCTGAAAAACGGATTGTTGGGAGAATAGAAGCCCGGTTTGTTGGCGCCGAGCCCGATGCGGCCGGTGAAGATGGCGTTGGCGGCATCGATCGAGAAAAATCCACCCTTGTTGGCGAATGACTCGGTGAACAGCAGGCGCTTGCTGAAGAGCTGAAGCTTCGCACGGCTCACGGGAAGGTGCGTAAAGCGGTCTTCCACGAAGCCGAGGACTTTGACATTCAGGTTTTGCAGGACGTCCGTCAGGATCAAGTCCCAGACGGTGCTGCGCCTGATGAAAAAGTCCTTGTAGCGGCGCGTCAAATCCTCCCAGGCTTCGGGTGAAAGGGAGCCGCCCTTCGCAAGCTCCCGCAGGGCTTCCGCCAGGGAAGAGTCCTGCACCTCAATAATTTCCAGCAGGGCGTCCCGGTCGGCGTCCTCGCGAAACGTTCGGTCCAGGGCGAGCCGCCATGCCGTTTCCGGCGTGTGGTATTGGGCGTAGAGGCGGCAGAGACGTTCGGTGAGCCAGGTGCGGTAATAGTGCTCCGCTTCGGAAGGGTTCTGTGCAAGATGGAAACGAAGCTGCGTGGGGGACATCGCTATTCTCTTAAGGGCAATTTCGCGCACCAGCGTATAAATGTGCGAATCGGGCACCTGGGTGGAAGCCGCCTCCAACGACGCGACGGCCGCCAGGGCAAGTATGGCTTTAAAAACGCGATGCTTCATCTTCCTATCTTGTTCCTATCCTGCTGTGGCATTGCCTGTGCCATGGCGGGCAGCCGCCCGAACGAGGAACAGGCATGTTCTTGCGCGGCGAACGGAAATTTTCTCCTTTCACCTTCGGCGGACAACCTTCAAAATTGCCGCCGGGGCCCGGGACGTGGTGGTGGAGCAGATGGGATTTGAACCCACGACCTCTGCGTTGCGAACGCAGCGCTCTCCCAACTGAGCTACTGCCCCGGCGTTCTTAAACCGCGCGAACATCCTCCATCTTACCGAGCCCGACTTGCAAACGCAAGCTTTGCAGGGTCTCTCAAAAAGCGCGATGAAGAAGAGCAACAAAAGAAAGCCCCCTCGAACGGGTCTTCACGAAAAAAACCGCAAATATGTTCCGGCTTTAGTCGGGATAGACATCCGCCGGACTTGCCGCATCAGCCCACACACCGGCTTCCCAAGTGTCGTGCGTTGCGACCGCCTCGGCAACGCGAGATTATTCCGAATCCAGGCCGCAATTTCTCGTTGTTTCATGGCGCGAATCTCCCTTGCGGAGAGTTAGCATTAAAGTGAGTAGGCATGGTTCGCGCCGTTTTCTCATGAGCGGCATGTAACCGCCGGTCAATAAACGGTTTTTTAGGAAATTGAGGCTGTGGACTCGCCGGCCTCTAAACCGCTTAAATTGCTTGACTTTTCTGGTATTTTGTACGATAATTCATACTTGAATATCAGGGCGTTCCGTAGCCGGTGGAATCTCGCGTTCGGTCTGGAGGAATGGAGCATGAATAGAATACGAGAGCTTGGCGGGCAGTTTAAGGGACACGCGTCGGTTTCTCCTTGTTGTTATTCCCCCGAACGTTCGGTGAGAAGCTCGCGGATGGCGCGGGCTTTTTTTGCGGTATGGCTCGGCATTTGCACGCTGGCGGTGGCGGGCGACTCGGCGCCGCTTGCGCCGGCGGCGGAAAGCGAGCCACCACCTCCGCTCCTTGACTGTCGAGGGAGCGAGAGTCTGTCCCTCGGCGACGAGGTGCTCGGCTCGACGCGGGTGCACCCGAGCCGGGTGGAGCACTACGAGGTATCGTTCGACCCGAACGAAACGTTTTCCGGCCCCGAGGCCGTTTTTTACTTTACCAATCCCGAAGTTCAGGACATAAGAATTTCGCTCGAGACTGAAGGCGATTTGTCGCTGTTTCTCCTCAAGGACTGCGACGAGAGGCGCGTCGTCAGTTACGGCGACCGTCAGCTCATGCTGTTGAGCCTTCCGCCGGGCGAGTACTACGTCGTGGTGGACGGCCGCAGCGTCGAGGGGGCGGATTTTCATCTGAGAACGGAGACGGGCTTTGCGACCACGGAGGCCGGTTGCGTTCAGCCGACGCCGAGCTCTCTGGTCGCCTGTCCGCTGGCGCCGGCGGAACAGCCCGGCGTTGTGCCCCTTTATGCCCGCATCGTGGCCCCGGAAGAGGGAGCGGCCGGCGGGGAGATACACTTCACCGACGAATCGATCGGCGGCGCGAAAACGTGGACCTGGAACTTCGGGGACGGGACCGTGGACGTGTTCGAGCGGAATCCAAGCCACGTCTTTCAGGAGCCGGGCGCCTACGTGATCTCCCTTACGGTCTCCGACGGCGAGGGCAACGCCTCGACCCAGTATCGCCTGGTTCGCATCGCGGAAGGCCCCGCGCCCGGGCCGCTCGCGACGAGTGCGGCGCCATGGGCCGGGCCTCCCGAATCCCTGGGAGGGATTGCAACATCCGGAGTCCCCTTTACGTGCCCTTCCTTCGCGGGAACGCAGTTCTGGTTCGCGCGCTATACGGAAATCCCCACGAGTGCAGATGAGTCAGACGAGCCCTCCGGCCTCGTCCTCATCAATCCCGACGTCAACACCGCGCAGTACGTCATCACGGGCCCCTATACGGCAAGCGGCACCATTGCCCCGCAGGGCTACGAGTCGCTTGCGTTTCCGGCGGACCCGTCCGGCATTATTGTGGTGGGCGAGGAAGACACGGTCGTCAACAAGGGGTTCCAGCTTGATGTGCTCAACGACGTTCCCATCTTGGCGTACTACATTGTGCCGCGGAGCATCAGCTACAATCAGGATTCCTATCAGCTCATTCCCGTCCAGACGCTCGGCACGGAGTACGTCGCGGCGAACTACGAGGAAGGAAACGGCTATCTGCCGAACGCCGCCGTCATTTTGGCCAGCGATGATGCCACCACGGTCACGGTCGCGCATCCCACGTGCGGCACGCGCTCGTTCACGTTCAACCGCGGCGACGTGTACGCCTACACGTGCAACGGTGATTTGACGGGCGCTCTTATCACGAGCAACAAGCCGGTCACCGTGATTAACTGGCGCAAGTGCACGTATGTGGGAGGATGGTGCTGCTGCGACCGGCTTATTGACCCTGCCCTTCCCACGAATTTCTGGGACACGGAATACTTCGTGTCGCCCCTTCCAACCGACTCGAACGCCAACGCGCCCTCCCTCGTGCGCGTCGTGGCCAAGGACGCCAACACCCAGGTCTTCGTGAACGGAACGCTGGCCGCCACGCTGGCCGCGGGAGAGTTTTATGAAACGCAGAATGCGCAGCCTCTCCACATCACGGCGAGCCAGCCGGTGCAGGTCTACCAGTTCGCCATGAGCCAAACGTTTACGGGCACGGGCGACCCGTTCATGCTCATGGCCATTCCCAATACGTTCTACCGAAACAATTCCGCCTTCTTCTCCTATTTCGTTTACGACAACTTCGTCAACATCGTCGCGCCGGAGGCGGCGACGGCTTCCGTCCTGATTGACGGGGCGCCCCCGACGGCGACGTGGCAGACGTTTCCCGACGGCGCGCCCTACCGCTGGATGCGCCAGGCGATGGATCCGGGCCTCCACGCCGTTCAAGCAAACGCCCCCATCTCCACGATGGCCTACGGCGTGGGAGTTAATCCCAGCTGGATTTCGTACGGGCACGTGGCCGGCGGCTTCTCCCGCCCCATCGCCGATTTTTCGTCCAACTCTCCGCGCTGCCTAGGGCAGAGCATCTCGTTTACGGACGCCTCCGTCACGGTGGACGACCCCCTCACCGCGTGGAGCTGGGATTTCGGAGACGGCGCTGGCACCTCCACGCTTCAGAACCCCTCGCACACCTACGCCTCGCCCGGCACGTATTTCGTAACGCTTACCGTATCGACGGATTGCGCGGCCAGCCTCCCCGTGACGAAGACCGTCCGCGTGGACGCCGTTCCCACGGCCAGTTTTGTGAGCAGCTCGCCCCAGTGTCTGGGCGCGGACACCTGTTTTACGGACATCTCGACGAACGACCCGGCCGAATGGTTCTGGGACTTCGGCGACGGCGTCGGAACCTCGACTGAACAGAATCCGTGCTACACCTACATCCTCGCGGGCAATTATACCGTCACGCTCCTGGCCAAAAACGCCTGCGGCATGAGCGCGGCGTATCAGGGGACGGTCACGGTGAGCGACACGCCGGTCGCGGATTTCACGGCGCCCGCGTCTTTCTGCGAAGATTCGCCCGTAACGTTCACGGACGCGTCCACGGGCATTCCCACGGCGTGGCAGTGGGATTTCGGCGACGGCGTGGGCACCTCCACGCTCCAGAATCCCTCGTACACCTACGCGGCTCCCGGAACGTACACCGTAACGCTTATCGCCCTTAACGCCTGCGGGACGAGCGCTCCTTATTCGCAGTCCATCGACATCGTCCCCTTCCCCGTGGCGGGCTTCACCTCCGACGCGCCGCAGTGCTTTGGCGTCCCCGTCCAATTCACCGACACCTCCACGGGCGCCCCAACGTCCTGGGCGTGGGATTTCGGCGACGGGAATACTTCCACGGCGCAAAACCCGACGCACGCCTACGCGTCGCCGGGCGCCTACCAGGTGACGCTCGTCGCGACGAACGTGTGCG
The DNA window shown above is from Acidobacteriota bacterium and carries:
- a CDS encoding PKD domain-containing protein, whose amino-acid sequence is MARAFFAVWLGICTLAVAGDSAPLAPAAESEPPPPLLDCRGSESLSLGDEVLGSTRVHPSRVEHYEVSFDPNETFSGPEAVFYFTNPEVQDIRISLETEGDLSLFLLKDCDERRVVSYGDRQLMLLSLPPGEYYVVVDGRSVEGADFHLRTETGFATTEAGCVQPTPSSLVACPLAPAEQPGVVPLYARIVAPEEGAAGGEIHFTDESIGGAKTWTWNFGDGTVDVFERNPSHVFQEPGAYVISLTVSDGEGNASTQYRLVRIAEGPAPGPLATSAAPWAGPPESLGGIATSGVPFTCPSFAGTQFWFARYTEIPTSADESDEPSGLVLINPDVNTAQYVITGPYTASGTIAPQGYESLAFPADPSGIIVVGEEDTVVNKGFQLDVLNDVPILAYYIVPRSISYNQDSYQLIPVQTLGTEYVAANYEEGNGYLPNAAVILASDDATTVTVAHPTCGTRSFTFNRGDVYAYTCNGDLTGALITSNKPVTVINWRKCTYVGGWCCCDRLIDPALPTNFWDTEYFVSPLPTDSNANAPSLVRVVAKDANTQVFVNGTLAATLAAGEFYETQNAQPLHITASQPVQVYQFAMSQTFTGTGDPFMLMAIPNTFYRNNSAFFSYFVYDNFVNIVAPEAATASVLIDGAPPTATWQTFPDGAPYRWMRQAMDPGLHAVQANAPISTMAYGVGVNPSWISYGHVAGGFSRPIADFSSNSPRCLGQSISFTDASVTVDDPLTAWSWDFGDGAGTSTLQNPSHTYASPGTYFVTLTVSTDCAASLPVTKTVRVDAVPTASFVSSSPQCLGADTCFTDISTNDPAEWFWDFGDGVGTSTEQNPCYTYILAGNYTVTLLAKNACGMSAAYQGTVTVSDTPVADFTAPASFCEDSPVTFTDASTGIPTAWQWDFGDGVGTSTLQNPSYTYAAPGTYTVTLIALNACGTSAPYSQSIDIVPFPVAGFTSDAPQCFGVPVQFTDTSTGAPTSWAWDFGDGNTSTAQNPTHAYASPGAYQVTLVATNVCGASVQFASSVAVSDVPTANFVSAPTACVNNPVSFTDASAGSPT